From the Helicobacter mustelae genome, the window AAAATAGAAAAGGAAAATAATGAAAAATTTTTTTAGTAAGTTGAGTGCTTTTTCATCAAGCTGGATAGGGACGATCATCATTGTCTTGTTTGTCATATTTTTCATTGCGCAGGCTTTTGTAATCCCTTCGCGATCCATGGTGGGCACACTCTATGAGGGTGACATGCTATTGGTAAAAAAATACGCCTATGGCATCCCTCTGCCGCGCCTGCCCTGGGTGAATTGGGTGATATTCCCAGATTTTTCTAATAATGGGCATTTGATAGCAGGGGAACATCCTAAGCGAGGAGATATTGTGATTTTTGTCCCTCCGCATGAGAAAAAAACCTATTATGTGAAGCGCAATTTTGCAATCGGTGGGGATGAGATTCTTTTCACAAAAGAGGGCTTGTATCTGCATTGCAAGGAAGGCAATGACTTCATAAAAGAGCATTATGCTGATAAAAAAAGCTTAGAGTTTGCTGGAAAAATTTTTGTGCTCAATCCCTATATGAGCGAGCATAGAGGCATTCATTATGCCAAAAATAATGAGACTTTTTATTTTATGCAGATGCTTGCAAGTGGTAAAATTATCTCTCAAGATCCTAGCATGCAAAAGATTTCCATGCAGCCCATTGTTTTGGATGGAGAGCTGGTGTTTTATAAGCAGATTCCTGAGAATGAATTTTTTATGATTGGAGATAATCGCGACAATAGTAATGATTCTAGGTTTTGGGGAAGCGTTCCTTATGCAGATATTGTAGGCAAACCTTGGGTGATTTGGCTGAGTGTAAATCTGCGCAATAGCCAAGAGGCTGATGTAATCAATCATCCTAAAAAATTCTTTAGCATTCGCTGGAATAGGATGTTTAAAAGTATGCATACTTTGGAATCAGAAATCAAGTAGGAAATATGGATTTTGATTCTACGAGTGTTTTAAAAGTTTCCCTCTCAATTCTGGCGTTTTTGTGTGCCATTATTGGGCATGAGATCATGCATGGATATGTCGCCAAGCATTATGGCGATCCCACTGCTAGCATGGCAGGGAGGCTTAGCATCAATCCCATCAAACACATCGATTTGATGGGCTCCATCATCGTGCCATTGATGCTGCTTTTTGCTCAAGCTCCCTTTATGTTTGGATGGGCTAAGCCCGTGCCCATTGATATCCGATCTATCATCGCTAGACATGGCTTCATGCCTGCAGTATATGTGAGCTTGGCTGGGATTTTTTATAATCTCTCCATCGCTCTTGTAGTCAGCACGGCCTTAAAATATGGTTTTTCTCTGGATGGAAAAAACATTCTAGAGGAGATTTTTGTATTTTTCTGCCTGCAACTTGTCGTCTATAATGTGATTTTGGGGGTGTTTAATCTCTTCCCCATCCCTCCGCTTGATGGCTCCCAGGCTTTGATGTTCCTTTGCCTGCATTTTGGATATGAGACTCTACCTCGATGGTTTATGAAAATCCAGGGCTATGGGTTTATCATTATTTTGGTGATTTTGGCTACCCCATTATCCAAAATCCTTTTTCAACCAGTAGAATTTTTGATAAAATTTCTGCTGTCTTGAGGACCCAAAAAGACCAAGAAAAAGATTGTAGGACTAACAAAACACAGCGGACAAAAGTCTATAAATCCAAAAAATCCCGAGGAAAAATGAAAAACAAAAACACAAAAGAAGAAAAACAAGGACGGATGAAATATTTTCTAGGCGCAGATCATGCGGGATTGAAGCTTGGGGAATTTGTGAGAAATTTTTTGCAAATTCATGGATATGAGGTGCAGTGCTTTTTCCCTACAGAATCCAAGGTGGATTATCCTGATTATGCCAAGAAAGTTTGCTGTGCAGTGCTCAAAAATCCTCCTAGTAGAGGGATTCTTATCTGTGGAACTGGGATTGGGATGAGTATGAGTGCCAATCGCTTTCAGGGCATCCGTGCAGCCATTTGCACGGATGCTTATATGGCAAAAATGACACGCATGCATAATGATTGCAATGTCTTGTGCCTGGGCGCTCGCCTCTTAGGAGAGGGCGTGGTGGAATCGATTTTGGAGGTGTTTTTGCAGACAGAATTTGAAGGAGGGCGGCATATAGCGCGTATAGAGAAGATGGATAAGGATTGCTATGTGGGACAATAATTTGATTCAATGGTTTCTCATCACTGTTTTTTTGATTTTTGTATTGTTTGTGGTCATTCGGGCGTTTTTTTATAAATCCATCGCAGAGCGTGAAGAGCGTAATTCTGCATCCATGAAGCTGACTTTGCGCGAGGCAGAGATCTTGATTCAAAAGCATCAATTGCAATTACAGAGGGCGCTTGGGAACATCGACTTGCTCACCCAAGAACTCAACAATCTCAAAAATGAATTAAAAATTGTCAAACAGCGCAATACTCAATATCGCATGGAAACAGATAAATACAAGGCACGTATCAAGGATTTGGAACAAAAAATCGAGGCATTGTTATGAGTGATTTTTGTTTTGATAGGGCATTTCAAGAAGCTCTCTTGCAGGAAATTAAGATTGTTAGAGACTATCCAAAAAAAGGAATTTTATTTCGTGATATCACCTCTTTGCTAAGTCATGGAAAATTGTTTTGTGAGCTGATTGCAGGACTTGCCAAGCGCTATGAAAAAAAAGAGATTGAGTTTGTAGCTGGCATTGAATCTAGAGGTTTTATTTTTGGTTCTGCACTTGCTTGTGCTTTGCATGCGGGATTTGTTCCCATTCGCAAAAAGGGAAAATTGCCGCGAGAAGTTTATCAGAGG encodes:
- the lepB gene encoding signal peptidase I codes for the protein MKNFFSKLSAFSSSWIGTIIIVLFVIFFIAQAFVIPSRSMVGTLYEGDMLLVKKYAYGIPLPRLPWVNWVIFPDFSNNGHLIAGEHPKRGDIVIFVPPHEKKTYYVKRNFAIGGDEILFTKEGLYLHCKEGNDFIKEHYADKKSLEFAGKIFVLNPYMSEHRGIHYAKNNETFYFMQMLASGKIISQDPSMQKISMQPIVLDGELVFYKQIPENEFFMIGDNRDNSNDSRFWGSVPYADIVGKPWVIWLSVNLRNSQEADVINHPKKFFSIRWNRMFKSMHTLESEIK
- a CDS encoding site-2 protease family protein, which encodes MDFDSTSVLKVSLSILAFLCAIIGHEIMHGYVAKHYGDPTASMAGRLSINPIKHIDLMGSIIVPLMLLFAQAPFMFGWAKPVPIDIRSIIARHGFMPAVYVSLAGIFYNLSIALVVSTALKYGFSLDGKNILEEIFVFFCLQLVVYNVILGVFNLFPIPPLDGSQALMFLCLHFGYETLPRWFMKIQGYGFIIILVILATPLSKILFQPVEFLIKFLLS
- the rpiB gene encoding ribose 5-phosphate isomerase B, with the protein product MKNKNTKEEKQGRMKYFLGADHAGLKLGEFVRNFLQIHGYEVQCFFPTESKVDYPDYAKKVCCAVLKNPPSRGILICGTGIGMSMSANRFQGIRAAICTDAYMAKMTRMHNDCNVLCLGARLLGEGVVESILEVFLQTEFEGGRHIARIEKMDKDCYVGQ
- the apt gene encoding adenine phosphoribosyltransferase, whose amino-acid sequence is MSDFCFDRAFQEALLQEIKIVRDYPKKGILFRDITSLLSHGKLFCELIAGLAKRYEKKEIEFVAGIESRGFIFGSALACALHAGFVPIRKKGKLPREVYQREYLLEYGSDVVEIHKDAFCGRQNAKVLLIDDIIATGGTARASVELIAEAGGECLEACFLINFKELNSQANLQTKIFSVLEL